One genomic segment of Desulforamulus reducens MI-1 includes these proteins:
- a CDS encoding CoA-transferase subunit beta, which yields MINYAKDYTLPELMTAAAAREIQDGELAFIGVGMPLMAATVAKFTHAPNFNMMVEYGAVGPSPRRLPMCVNCAVNNERAYYTGNQREVMGAQQAGFVDVACISGAQIDKFGNLNSTFIGTDYYNPKVRLAGSGGANDLASSANRILIMMRQDGRNFVEKLDYLTSPGYLDGRPGAREQAGLCGGGPVAVITTMGVYRFDVDTREMYLEKIHPGVKLENIKAAVKWDLAISPNLSETELPTEEQVMIMRTLDPLAVYLGNGRSLLAGDFETFMNMFEDSYKPMLKLMKEKGM from the coding sequence ATGATTAATTACGCAAAGGATTATACTCTGCCTGAATTAATGACAGCCGCAGCGGCTAGAGAAATTCAAGATGGGGAACTGGCATTTATTGGGGTTGGTATGCCTCTGATGGCAGCAACGGTGGCAAAATTTACCCATGCTCCTAACTTTAATATGATGGTAGAGTATGGGGCGGTAGGTCCGTCACCCAGGCGTCTGCCAATGTGTGTAAATTGCGCTGTAAATAATGAGCGGGCTTATTACACCGGGAACCAAAGGGAAGTCATGGGTGCACAACAGGCTGGCTTTGTGGATGTAGCCTGCATAAGCGGAGCACAAATAGATAAGTTTGGTAATTTGAATTCAACATTTATTGGTACTGATTATTATAATCCCAAGGTACGCTTGGCCGGGAGTGGAGGAGCCAATGACCTAGCTTCATCTGCCAATCGTATCTTAATAATGATGCGCCAGGACGGTAGGAATTTTGTGGAGAAACTTGATTATTTAACCTCACCGGGTTATCTTGATGGCCGACCTGGTGCCCGTGAACAGGCAGGGTTATGTGGAGGAGGTCCTGTAGCTGTCATAACCACCATGGGAGTGTACCGATTTGATGTTGATACTAGGGAAATGTACCTTGAAAAAATCCATCCCGGGGTAAAACTGGAAAATATTAAAGCCGCTGTTAAATGGGACTTAGCGATATCTCCTAACCTTAGCGAAACTGAACTGCCTACTGAAGAACAAGTAATGATAATGCGCACGCTGGACCCACTGGCTGTTTACCTGGGGAATGGCCGTAGCCTCTTGGCCGGTGACTTTGAGACATTTATGAATATGTTTGAAGATAGTTACAAACCTATGCTTAAGCTGATGAAAGAAAAGGGAATGTAA
- a CDS encoding thiolase family protein: MGVDITVGKEAIKRAGIDPSMVDEITLGQVYPHMQGSLPARWVGMACGLDVKSSAVNVNQNCTSGMRALEIAAHNIMLGNTDIALVVGTESMTNVPYLLPNARMGYRMNAQTVEDGLIRDALFCPFTGAHMAITAENVAEKYGITRDECDQLALISHQRASKAVEEGTFKREVVPVELKGKKGQVTYFEKDEHLIADANLEAMSKLPPVFKKGGTVTAANASGINDGAAATILMSKEKARELGIKPLLRLVNICSEGIEPTVMGLGPAVAIPKVLKKANLNFEDIEYWEINEAFAAQFLGVGRMLKEDYGMELTLDKVNHNGSGIALGHPVGCTGLRLIVSLYYEMERLGLTLGGASLCVGDGPAMASLWSREI; this comes from the coding sequence ATGGGAGTTGATATTACTGTAGGGAAGGAAGCCATCAAGCGGGCAGGAATTGATCCATCCATGGTTGATGAAATTACCCTGGGGCAGGTTTATCCTCATATGCAAGGCTCGTTGCCAGCACGATGGGTAGGAATGGCCTGCGGACTAGATGTTAAGAGTAGTGCAGTTAATGTTAACCAAAATTGTACCTCTGGTATGCGGGCCCTTGAAATTGCCGCTCATAATATCATGCTTGGTAATACAGACATTGCTTTGGTGGTAGGTACAGAAAGTATGACCAACGTTCCTTATTTGCTCCCAAATGCAAGGATGGGTTACAGGATGAATGCACAAACTGTTGAGGATGGCCTGATTCGTGATGCTTTATTCTGCCCTTTTACGGGTGCTCATATGGCCATAACCGCAGAAAATGTTGCCGAAAAATATGGAATTACCCGCGATGAATGTGACCAACTGGCCCTTATTAGTCACCAACGTGCCAGCAAAGCAGTTGAAGAGGGAACTTTTAAACGAGAGGTAGTGCCGGTAGAGCTTAAAGGAAAAAAAGGACAGGTAACTTATTTTGAAAAAGATGAGCATTTAATAGCTGATGCCAATCTTGAAGCAATGAGTAAATTACCCCCGGTTTTTAAAAAAGGAGGAACAGTTACCGCCGCCAATGCTTCTGGTATCAATGATGGAGCAGCAGCAACTATCCTAATGTCTAAGGAGAAAGCAAGGGAATTGGGTATCAAGCCGCTTTTAAGATTAGTCAACATTTGCAGTGAGGGAATAGAACCTACAGTAATGGGATTGGGTCCAGCAGTGGCTATTCCTAAAGTCCTTAAAAAGGCTAACCTGAACTTTGAAGATATAGAGTATTGGGAAATTAACGAGGCCTTTGCTGCTCAGTTCTTGGGGGTAGGCAGGATGCTAAAAGAAGATTATGGCATGGAATTAACATTGGATAAAGTCAACCATAATGGCTCTGGAATCGCTCTGGGACACCCGGTTGGATGTACCGGTCTACGTCTAATAGTATCTTTATACTATGAAATGGAACGCCTGGGACTGACTCTGGGTGGAGCTTCCCTGTGTGTTGGAGATGGACCAGCGATGGCTTCCCTATGGAGCAGAGAAATATAG
- a CDS encoding thiamine pyrophosphate-dependent enzyme → MNRRNEILELAEKWGAGVLHTLGGMGVISGDHPLAVGGLGHAGNAYVESILKEADICFRIGVNWWPDDYTPKHIPVIELDTIPANVGLGSQVDYGIVGNATEILPQISSRLTQKNREGWRERIKKAHVAWHTQVYKEASGQGQPVPPAKIASAMSKSLEDNAVVCLDTGDHTIWFGRDFVPKEQRIILSGKWRTMGFGLPAALACKIAKPSRQVVALVGDGGVGMLLADFTTAVKYNMPIVIIIVNNGGLIEEKNRMLTGNLIPTGS, encoded by the coding sequence ATTAACCGGAGAAATGAGATTTTAGAACTGGCTGAGAAATGGGGAGCGGGAGTATTGCATACATTAGGAGGTATGGGCGTCATTTCCGGTGACCATCCTTTGGCCGTGGGTGGTCTGGGGCATGCCGGAAACGCCTATGTCGAAAGCATATTGAAAGAAGCAGATATTTGCTTTCGAATTGGGGTGAATTGGTGGCCCGACGATTATACTCCCAAACATATTCCCGTTATTGAATTGGATACCATTCCGGCCAATGTGGGTTTGGGAAGTCAAGTGGACTATGGTATAGTTGGCAATGCTACTGAAATATTACCGCAAATTAGTTCCAGATTGACCCAAAAGAATCGTGAGGGCTGGCGTGAAAGGATAAAAAAAGCCCATGTTGCTTGGCATACACAGGTTTATAAGGAGGCCTCTGGTCAAGGTCAACCTGTACCACCTGCTAAGATTGCCAGTGCCATGTCTAAGTCCCTAGAAGATAATGCTGTTGTTTGCCTTGATACAGGAGATCATACCATTTGGTTCGGCAGGGATTTCGTGCCAAAGGAACAGAGGATTATTCTATCTGGAAAATGGAGGACGATGGGTTTTGGGCTGCCAGCCGCCCTAGCATGCAAGATTGCAAAACCTTCCCGACAAGTTGTGGCACTGGTTGGCGATGGTGGTGTTGGCATGTTGTTGGCAGACTTTACAACTGCTGTAAAATACAATATGCCTATTGTTATTATTATTGTTAACAATGGAGGTTTAATTGAAGAAAAGAATAGAATGCTCACTGGCAATTTAATACCCACAGGGAGTTGA
- a CDS encoding thiamine pyrophosphate-binding protein, producing the protein MAWGVKNVFGVVGDGIFYLLDALARQNTIKYYAVRHEETASLMAPRPMLN; encoded by the coding sequence GTGGCATGGGGTGTGAAAAATGTTTTTGGTGTTGTGGGGGATGGTATATTCTATCTGTTAGATGCCTTGGCCAGACAAAATACGATCAAATACTATGCTGTAAGACATGAGGAAACGGCTTCACTGATGGCGCCTCGGCCTATGCTAAATTAA
- a CDS encoding NAD-dependent epimerase/dehydratase family protein, with product MKLGVKKRVLVTGASGFIGTHLVSRLCKENMQVGVLRKSKLVGTLKNDHEEFLQANILDYDQMKAVVQYFQPEIVCHLAGLRPNGHSWRDVLQAYEINLLGTMNLLRSLQGVNCQSVILVGSVAEYGRGPTPYREHQALYPTSAYGTAKAAATALGCLCYNYFKLPVVTLRLALVYGPGQGEQFFLSQLIKSLLLEQPFAMTGGEQYRDFIHVNDVVEALWLAANTPRARGGILNIGMGQSYPLKEVAMTVATSLGRTELLRIGERPYAQGEQFAYCVDTQLARQVLNWQPKVSLEKGIMDTISWYQGTLL from the coding sequence ATGAAATTGGGAGTAAAAAAGAGAGTTCTAGTGACGGGGGCCAGTGGTTTTATAGGAACCCATCTGGTTAGTCGTTTATGTAAGGAGAATATGCAGGTAGGTGTACTTCGCAAGAGTAAACTCGTGGGAACTTTAAAAAATGACCATGAAGAATTCTTACAGGCAAATATTCTTGATTATGACCAGATGAAAGCTGTGGTTCAATACTTTCAACCAGAAATTGTGTGCCACCTAGCGGGGTTAAGACCTAATGGACATTCCTGGAGAGATGTGTTACAGGCCTATGAAATCAACTTATTGGGGACCATGAACCTTCTACGTTCCTTGCAGGGTGTAAATTGCCAGTCTGTTATATTGGTAGGGAGTGTTGCCGAATACGGGAGGGGGCCTACACCGTACCGGGAACACCAGGCATTGTACCCGACCTCTGCCTACGGCACAGCAAAGGCTGCTGCCACGGCCTTAGGTTGTCTTTGCTATAACTATTTCAAGTTGCCGGTGGTTACTTTAAGGCTGGCCCTGGTTTACGGACCAGGGCAGGGAGAACAATTTTTTTTGAGTCAGTTAATAAAGAGTTTATTATTGGAGCAGCCCTTTGCCATGACTGGCGGCGAGCAGTATAGGGATTTTATTCATGTAAACGACGTGGTAGAGGCATTATGGCTGGCAGCCAATACCCCAAGGGCAAGGGGTGGGATATTGAATATTGGCATGGGTCAATCCTATCCGCTGAAGGAGGTGGCAATGACCGTTGCCACCTCGCTAGGACGCACCGAGCTTTTACGAATTGGTGAAAGGCCCTATGCACAGGGGGAACAGTTTGCCTATTGTGTGGATACACAACTGGCACGACAGGTTCTAAACTGGCAACCTAAGGTATCATTGGAAAAGGGGATTATGGATACCATCAGTTGGTACCAAGGGACTTTGCTATAG
- a CDS encoding GDP-mannose 4,6-dehydratase, whose product MNLWQNKNVLITGCSGIIGSWLTRRLVDEGANVVGIVRDRLGYGNLLQEQTINRMVVAHGDITDFLFMSRVMAEYEIDTVFHLAAQTIVTIANRSPLSTFESNLRGTWIVLEACRLSPTVERVVVASSDKAYGDSKELPYREDQPLRGKHPYDVSKSCTDLLAQSYYHTYRLPVAITRLANVYGGGDLNFNRIIPGTIKAVLEGRPPVLRSDGSPLREYLYVEDAVDAYLTLAKNLHRSNVMGEAFNFAPQQPYQVLEIVQEIIRIAGKEFVPEIRKHMNGEILHQYSDSSKAKERLNWHTRWDLTKGLSVTIEWYRKFLMDRRPVKYTME is encoded by the coding sequence ATGAATCTTTGGCAAAATAAAAATGTGCTGATAACCGGATGCTCAGGAATAATTGGCAGTTGGTTGACTCGCAGGCTAGTTGATGAAGGGGCTAATGTGGTAGGGATTGTTCGGGATCGTTTGGGCTACGGAAATCTACTGCAGGAACAGACCATCAACAGGATGGTTGTTGCCCATGGTGATATTACCGATTTTCTATTTATGAGCAGGGTTATGGCAGAGTATGAAATTGATACGGTGTTTCATCTGGCTGCCCAAACCATTGTTACCATTGCCAACCGGTCACCTTTGTCAACTTTTGAATCAAATTTGAGAGGGACTTGGATAGTTCTAGAGGCCTGCCGACTGTCTCCCACCGTTGAAAGGGTTGTGGTTGCTTCCAGCGATAAGGCATATGGTGACAGTAAAGAGTTACCCTATAGAGAAGATCAACCTTTAAGGGGAAAACACCCCTATGATGTCTCTAAATCCTGCACCGATTTGCTTGCCCAGAGTTATTATCATACTTATAGACTACCTGTTGCCATAACCAGATTGGCCAATGTATACGGTGGGGGGGACTTGAATTTTAATCGCATCATTCCAGGGACCATCAAGGCGGTGCTGGAAGGTCGACCGCCTGTACTGCGTAGTGATGGCAGCCCCCTCCGGGAATACCTCTATGTAGAAGATGCTGTGGATGCCTACCTAACTCTGGCAAAAAATCTGCATCGTTCCAATGTTATGGGTGAGGCCTTTAATTTTGCACCTCAGCAGCCCTATCAAGTACTGGAAATTGTGCAAGAAATAATAAGGATAGCGGGTAAGGAGTTCGTGCCGGAAATTAGGAAACATATGAACGGGGAAATACTTCACCAATATAGTGATAGTAGCAAGGCCAAAGAACGATTAAATTGGCATACCCGGTGGGACCTGACTAAGGGGCTGTCCGTTACCATCGAATGGTACCGCAAGTTTCTGATGGATCGAAGACCAGTCAAGTATACCATGGAGTGA
- the rfbF gene encoding glucose-1-phosphate cytidylyltransferase, which translates to MKVVILCGGKGTRLKEETAFRPKPLVTVGKKPILWHIMKYYSHYGFKDFILCLGYLGEMIKQYFIQYDLMNNDLTISFDSRSEIQIHRKQDLDWQVTLADTGIEAMTGCRLKRIEKYIGDAADFMVTYGDGLCNVDLAELYHFHRSHGCLATVTGVRPLSRFGELAVQGDTVKTFSEKTQVTRGWINGGFFVFRREIFNYLTNQDDCVLEREPLEHLTMDSQLKVFKHRGFWHCMDTYRDMEQLNKLWQVGHAPWEVWKNESLAK; encoded by the coding sequence ATGAAAGTAGTGATTTTATGTGGGGGAAAAGGGACCCGGCTTAAAGAAGAAACGGCTTTCAGACCGAAGCCACTGGTAACCGTGGGGAAAAAACCAATACTTTGGCATATCATGAAATATTATTCCCATTACGGTTTCAAAGATTTTATTTTGTGTCTGGGGTATTTAGGTGAAATGATTAAACAATACTTTATTCAATACGATTTAATGAATAATGACCTAACAATCAGTTTTGACTCACGTTCGGAAATACAAATACATAGGAAACAGGATTTGGACTGGCAGGTAACCCTGGCCGATACAGGAATTGAGGCCATGACTGGTTGTAGGTTAAAAAGAATAGAAAAATATATTGGTGATGCAGCGGATTTTATGGTCACCTACGGTGACGGTCTTTGTAATGTTGATTTAGCTGAACTATATCATTTTCACAGGTCCCATGGTTGCTTAGCCACGGTAACAGGAGTTCGGCCTTTATCTCGGTTTGGTGAATTGGCTGTGCAAGGGGATACTGTTAAAACCTTTAGTGAAAAAACACAGGTTACCCGTGGTTGGATAAATGGTGGTTTTTTTGTCTTTCGTCGAGAAATCTTTAACTATCTAACTAATCAGGATGATTGTGTTTTAGAGCGGGAACCCTTGGAACATTTAACCATGGATAGTCAATTAAAAGTATTTAAACACAGAGGTTTTTGGCATTGTATGGACACATACCGAGATATGGAGCAGCTAAATAAACTTTGGCAGGTAGGGCATGCTCCCTGGGAGGTTTGGAAAAATGAATCTTTGGCAAAATAA
- a CDS encoding glycosyltransferase family 2 protein, translating into MITYHPKLSMIIPFYNEEENVERVVLELQQVLEKEQIKYELILVNNGSTDKTGWLLDDLAKRNSGIKVITVSINHGYGWGIINGLRWACGDYLGFMGGDGQIDPSDVSKVFNTLLEGKYHLCKVNRCQREDGPIRKLTSHIFNRAFVYTFKVNVGDINGSPKIMSRTCYEQLNLCAKDWFLDAEVILKSQYLNFSIGEVPVAFHRRMGGHSSVRIRTVWEFIKNMAFYRKRGVFYESSDFMWGKRDPA; encoded by the coding sequence ATGATTACCTATCATCCCAAATTATCTATGATTATTCCCTTTTATAACGAAGAAGAAAATGTTGAAAGGGTGGTACTGGAACTTCAACAAGTGTTAGAAAAAGAACAAATCAAATATGAATTAATTTTGGTTAATAATGGTTCAACAGACAAGACCGGATGGCTTTTGGATGACTTAGCTAAGAGGAATTCTGGTATCAAAGTAATTACAGTATCCATAAATCATGGTTATGGCTGGGGAATCATCAACGGTCTACGCTGGGCCTGTGGTGATTACCTGGGCTTCATGGGGGGAGATGGTCAGATTGATCCCTCTGATGTTTCAAAGGTTTTCAATACTTTACTAGAGGGGAAATATCACCTTTGCAAGGTTAATCGATGCCAGCGGGAGGATGGCCCAATTCGGAAATTGACATCACACATATTTAATCGAGCATTTGTATATACATTTAAGGTAAATGTTGGGGATATCAATGGATCACCCAAAATCATGAGTCGTACATGTTACGAACAATTAAATCTTTGTGCAAAGGATTGGTTTTTGGATGCGGAAGTTATACTAAAATCCCAATACTTAAATTTTTCCATAGGAGAAGTTCCGGTAGCATTTCACCGTCGTATGGGTGGTCATTCCAGTGTTCGAATAAGAACGGTGTGGGAGTTTATCAAGAATATGGCTTTCTACCGTAAAAGAGGTGTCTTTTATGAAAGTAGTGATTTTATGTGGGGGAAAAGGGACCCGGCTTAA
- the minC gene encoding septum site-determining protein MinC: MNDAVSIKGTRHGLLILVDPNSDFEEIKQNLYKKMEAARGFFKGAKFAFSQVDNEQSRALEEICQQYGLIYQPDIKDKINNSPVNSVKTPLDKAQETDIKASDTKDTDTLLVKRSLRSGQQIHYPGHVVVLGDVHAGAEILAYGNVLVMGACRGVVHAGANGNQAARVIAHRLCPAQLRIGTSIACAPSDSQDHANYPEIAYLSKDSQIIVEYYNSRRPAGRTA; this comes from the coding sequence ATGAATGATGCGGTCAGTATCAAAGGAACAAGGCACGGGCTGTTAATTTTAGTAGATCCTAACAGCGATTTTGAGGAGATAAAACAAAATTTATATAAAAAAATGGAAGCAGCCCGTGGATTTTTTAAAGGTGCAAAATTTGCTTTTTCTCAGGTTGATAACGAGCAATCAAGGGCCCTCGAGGAAATTTGTCAGCAATATGGTTTGATTTATCAGCCAGATATAAAAGATAAAATTAACAATAGCCCTGTAAATTCAGTAAAGACTCCCTTGGACAAAGCCCAAGAAACAGATATAAAAGCTTCTGATACAAAAGACACAGATACCTTATTAGTAAAAAGAAGCCTCCGTTCGGGCCAGCAAATCCACTACCCCGGACACGTGGTTGTGCTGGGCGATGTCCATGCCGGAGCTGAAATCCTAGCCTATGGCAATGTACTGGTAATGGGTGCCTGCCGTGGTGTTGTTCATGCCGGGGCAAATGGTAACCAAGCTGCCCGTGTCATTGCTCATCGGTTATGCCCTGCCCAACTCAGAATCGGCACTTCCATTGCCTGTGCTCCCTCTGACTCCCAGGACCATGCTAATTACCCAGAGATTGCCTATCTTTCCAAGGATAGTCAAATCATTGTGGAATACTACAACAGCAGGCGGCCTGCAGGAAGGACCGCTTAA
- a CDS encoding NUDIX hydrolase, with protein MKDLVETTIASKLVYEGKILNLRVDQVTLPNGREGSREVVEFSQAVAVVAVKEDNKVLLVKQYRYPVGEVLMELPAGKMDQDENPEQCALRELQEETGYKPRSIQKICDFYTTPGFSSERMHLFLATGLTEGEQSPDEDEFVKVEEVPFDQAIQMIFEGKIQDGKTIAGLLAVEKKYR; from the coding sequence GTGAAGGATTTAGTGGAAACAACCATAGCCTCAAAGCTGGTCTATGAAGGAAAAATTCTCAATCTACGGGTGGATCAAGTAACTCTGCCAAATGGTAGGGAAGGCAGCCGGGAAGTTGTGGAGTTTTCCCAGGCGGTGGCTGTGGTGGCCGTGAAGGAAGACAATAAAGTTTTACTTGTTAAACAATATCGTTATCCAGTGGGGGAAGTACTGATGGAATTACCTGCTGGGAAGATGGATCAAGATGAAAATCCGGAACAATGTGCCCTCCGGGAATTGCAGGAAGAAACTGGTTATAAGCCTAGATCCATTCAAAAAATCTGTGATTTTTATACAACGCCTGGTTTTTCTTCTGAACGAATGCATCTATTTTTGGCTACAGGACTTACTGAAGGGGAGCAAAGCCCCGATGAAGATGAATTTGTAAAAGTTGAAGAGGTTCCCTTTGATCAAGCTATTCAGATGATATTTGAGGGGAAAATCCAGGATGGCAAAACCATTGCAGGCCTCCTAGCGGTTGAAAAGAAATATAGATAG
- a CDS encoding sensor histidine kinase — protein sequence MIGGSIVKKLWLATSLLVLLAMGASTLTQMWLLKSTYYDQQIEQLLEATRKLAVKIQIDEPMAVAQEMEYLADNLQGATAFLVNRDGQIIYKTRGGWSRGPKHQMGMHGNGYGMYGILTGLNMKDILAGKEIIFKGHHPMFGVDVITVAVPVKKEEIIGEVLVLSTPRQAIDTNIKALQSMSVYSLLFGLVLATLFSWLLSRSLSRPLLKMKDVANAMSRGDYSRSINIKSKDEIGMLADSLNTLSHDLEEKINQLRRIDDTRRDFVAGVSHELRTPLTIIQGNAEALLDGVIEDKDKQRDFLINIYEESLRLKRLSNELLDMRKIETGQVNLYKEKVNASEIFFNVVSRMQHLAKQRGIILNLSVPEQPVILYLDTDRLGQVLINLIDNALRFSRSEVTIELKDFPDKIKVQISDNGPGIPEAERNLVWDKFYKVDKSRSRSAGGTGLGLSIVKQLIELHGGTVCLTSREGEGTTFIFTIPKEQGGKSTGQN from the coding sequence ATGATTGGTGGCAGTATAGTAAAAAAACTCTGGTTAGCAACATCTCTATTGGTTTTATTAGCAATGGGCGCCTCTACATTGACACAAATGTGGTTGCTAAAGAGCACTTATTATGATCAACAAATTGAGCAATTATTAGAGGCTACCAGGAAATTGGCAGTTAAAATACAAATAGACGAACCAATGGCAGTGGCACAGGAAATGGAGTATTTAGCAGATAATTTACAAGGGGCCACTGCATTCCTTGTTAACAGAGATGGGCAAATTATTTATAAAACACGTGGAGGCTGGAGCAGGGGACCCAAACACCAAATGGGCATGCATGGAAATGGTTATGGTATGTATGGTATATTAACTGGTCTAAACATGAAAGATATTCTTGCTGGTAAGGAGATTATTTTTAAAGGTCATCATCCAATGTTTGGTGTGGATGTTATCACTGTGGCGGTTCCTGTAAAAAAAGAAGAAATCATTGGAGAAGTGTTGGTTTTAAGCACACCACGTCAAGCCATTGATACGAACATTAAGGCTTTACAGAGTATGAGTGTATACAGTCTTCTTTTTGGCCTAGTGTTAGCAACATTGTTTAGCTGGTTACTATCCCGTTCACTTTCAAGACCCTTGCTTAAAATGAAAGACGTAGCTAATGCAATGTCCCGTGGGGATTATAGTAGGAGTATCAACATAAAGTCTAAAGATGAAATTGGCATGCTAGCGGATTCGCTGAACACCCTCTCCCATGATTTGGAGGAGAAAATTAATCAATTGAGGCGAATTGACGATACCCGAAGAGATTTTGTTGCAGGAGTATCTCACGAACTTCGAACACCGCTAACCATTATACAAGGAAATGCAGAGGCTTTGCTAGATGGGGTAATTGAAGACAAAGATAAACAAAGGGACTTTTTAATTAACATATATGAAGAGTCCTTACGGTTAAAACGGTTGTCTAACGAACTCTTAGATATGAGAAAAATAGAGACTGGACAGGTTAACTTATATAAGGAAAAGGTGAATGCCTCAGAGATATTTTTCAATGTAGTATCCAGAATGCAGCATCTTGCCAAGCAAAGGGGAATTATATTAAACCTTTCCGTGCCAGAACAACCAGTAATCCTTTATCTGGATACAGATCGCTTAGGCCAAGTTTTGATCAATTTAATTGACAATGCCCTTCGGTTCTCGCGATCAGAGGTTACCATTGAGCTAAAGGATTTCCCTGATAAAATTAAAGTACAAATCAGCGATAACGGCCCGGGTATCCCGGAAGCTGAAAGAAATTTGGTATGGGATAAATTTTATAAAGTAGATAAGTCCCGTTCTCGATCAGCTGGGGGGACAGGCCTAGGCCTGTCCATTGTTAAGCAATTAATAGAACTTCACGGTGGGACGGTCTGCCTAACAAGCAGAGAAGGGGAAGGAACAACCTTTATATTTACCATTCCGAAAGAACAAGGTGGAAAATCCACAGGGCAAAACTAG
- a CDS encoding response regulator transcription factor has product MPKLLIVDDEEKIRNLIKVYLVKEGFEVDELDNGNRVVDSIKSSHFDMVVLDIMLPGPDGLSLCKEIRKISNIPIIMLTAKGDEIDRIIGLEVGADDYIVKPFSPRELVARINAILRRVAAQPIIQEDRTAILSFSELTINPDNRTVEVRGSEIALTPKEFDLLYFMAKTPGRAFSRENLLENVWGYDFYGDLRTVDTHINRLRDKLNMEGTKQAITTVWGVGYKFEVTK; this is encoded by the coding sequence TTGCCCAAGCTGTTAATTGTTGATGATGAGGAGAAAATCAGAAATCTAATAAAGGTTTATTTGGTCAAGGAAGGCTTTGAAGTAGACGAGTTGGACAACGGCAATCGGGTAGTAGATAGTATTAAAAGTTCTCACTTTGATATGGTCGTTCTGGATATAATGTTACCTGGTCCAGATGGTTTGTCCCTATGTAAGGAAATTAGAAAAATTTCCAACATCCCAATTATTATGTTAACTGCCAAGGGAGATGAAATCGATCGGATTATTGGATTGGAGGTTGGGGCAGATGATTATATTGTTAAGCCCTTTAGCCCTAGAGAACTGGTAGCTAGGATCAATGCTATTTTAAGACGAGTAGCTGCACAGCCAATCATCCAAGAAGATCGTACAGCGATACTGAGTTTCTCAGAATTGACCATTAATCCTGATAATCGAACCGTGGAGGTACGGGGAAGTGAAATTGCCTTAACCCCCAAGGAATTTGACTTACTTTATTTTATGGCCAAAACTCCGGGTCGTGCTTTTAGCCGTGAGAATTTATTAGAAAACGTTTGGGGTTATGACTTTTATGGCGATTTACGTACTGTTGATACTCATATAAATCGCCTGAGGGATAAACTCAATATGGAAGGGACAAAGCAAGCCATTACAACGGTCTGGGGTGTGGGTTATAAATTTGAGGTAACTAAATGA